The Kribbella amoyensis genomic sequence CCCAGCGATCCGGTCGACAACGACTGGGACCAGCGGTCCGTGGCCGACTTCGCCGCCGAGGTCCACACCCGGGAGGCGGTCCTGGCGGCGCTCGCCGGACTGACCGTACGGGAGCGGGCGGTGGTGGCGCTGCGGTACTCGCAGGACCTCTCCGAGGCGGAGACGGCCGAGCTGCTCGGGATGGCGCTCGGCACCGTCAAGAGCACCGCGTCTCGCGCGCTGACCAAGCTGCGGCTGTCACCCGACCTGATCGAAACCGGAGTGGGAGGACACAGATGAGCGACGAGCAGCGGGTGCGCGCAGCGCTCGAGTACGACCTGGAGCCGTGGCAGCCGGACCCGGCCAGCTTGATGCGCCGGGGCCGCCGGTTCACCTGGGTCC encodes the following:
- a CDS encoding SigE family RNA polymerase sigma factor yields the protein MTRAADADFERFVQAQSTPLLRFAEMLCGDRHTAEDLVQQALMRSYPKWHRLDSDPLRYVRRVLVNRFLSQVRRRWTKEVPSDPVDNDWDQRSVADFAAEVHTREAVLAALAGLTVRERAVVALRYSQDLSEAETAELLGMALGTVKSTASRALTKLRLSPDLIETGVGGHR